In the Burkholderia contaminans genome, ACGCGTGCGGCGTGCCGCAAGCCGACGCGTAAACGCACATGCCGGCCACGGAGGCCGGCATGTGCGGGTTGCGGCGCGGTGCCGGGTCCGGCGCCGCTTCCTGGAAGACGGCCTGCGTTACTTCAGCAGCGTCATCTGCACGACCTTGACGATCACCAGACCGACCGCGATCACGAGATAGCCGCGCAGCACGGCCATCCACACGCGCGTCGTCAGCGTCATCTTCTGCGGCTCGAGCGTCTCGAGCGGCGGCATGCGCCACGTGTCGCGTTGCGAACGGTCGACGCCCGGTTCGACGACGCGCTTGTTGCGGCGGATCAGCACCGTCGCGAGATAGCCGACGATCGCCAACACGCTGCCGCCCACCAGCACGTCGAGGATCGCTTCACCGCTGATGTCCGGGTACATCACCGATGCGGTCAGGATGATCGACAGCATCACGAGCACCCAGATCACCGCGCCCGTGAACACGTTGAGCTTCGTCGAGTTGATCCACGGGCCGAGCACCTGCTTGTCGTTGCAGAGCAGCAGCAGGAACACGGTCGCGCTCGGCAGCAGCACGCCGGCGAGCGTCTGCACGGCTTCCGTCAGCAGGCCCAGCGGGCTGCCCGGGATCAGCACCAGCGCCGCGGCGGCCGCGACGATGCCGAAGTAGACGAGATAGAAGCCCTTCGCGTCCGACACGTTGCGGTGCAGCGAGTGACGGATCTTGAACACGTCGCCGATCGCATAGGCGGTCGACAGCGATACGGCCGCCGCGCCGATGATGCACGCGTCGAGCAGCGCCACCGCGAACAGCGTTGCGCTCGTGCGGCCCGAATACTTCTCGAGGCCCGCGATCACGCCGCCGGCATCGGTGAAGTTGCCGAACTCCGGATGGCCCGAGAACAGCTGGGCCGAGAACGCGATCATCGCGACCGCACCCACCAGCACGAAGGCGATGCCGATCCACAGATCCGCCTTTTCATACTTCATGAAGCGCGGCGTGATGCGCTTGTCGATCACGTAGCTCTGCTGGAAGAACAGCTGCCACGGCGCAACGGTCGTACCGACGATGCCGATCACGAGCAGCATCACGTCCGACAGTTTCGAATGCGCGGGCCAGTTCGGAATGAAGAAATCGCGCGTGACCTGCGCCACCGGCGGATGGATCGCCACGAGCACCGGCACGAGCAGCAGGCTCAGCAGGCACAACCCGATCGCAAACCGCTCGAAGCGCCTGAAGTCGCCGGTACTCACCGCGGCCATGGTCAGCGCCGCGGCCACGCACACGCCGGCCACCTTCGGCAGCCCGAAGAAATCGAGAACGAACGTGATGCCGATGAACTCGGTGACGATCGTGAGCGCATTGAGCAGGAACAGGTCGATCACGCTGAACGCGCCCCAGAACTTGCCGAAGCGTTCGAAGATCAGGCGTGCGTGGCCGACGCCCGTGACCGCGCCGAGGCGCAGCACCATTTCCTGGTTCACGTACAGCACGGGCACGAGCAGCAGCAGCGTCCACAGCAGCGTCGTGCCGTAGTTCTGGCCGGCCTGCGTGTAGGTGCCGAATGCGCCGGCGTCGTTGTCGCCGACCATCACGATGAGGCCCGGGCCGATGATGGCGAGCAGCGTGCGCAGACGCGCCCACCAGGTGCTGCGTGCACCGGTATCGTGACGCGCGATCGTGCCGAGCGCGCCGCGGATGTCGCCCAGGTGGGCTTCGTCGAGCACGGCGCTGCGTTCGGCGGCGATCGGTGGAGAAACGTTGGATGGCGTGGACATGATTTATTCCGTACGGCTAAGGGTTATCTGAAGAGCGTGTGACCTTGGAATGCGCGCGGAGCAGCCGCTCGATGGCGGCCGCGCGTGCGCATGCCGAGGCGCGCTCGGTGCTTCCTGCTTCAGTGGATCAACGATTTCAGCTGGTTCAACAGGCGGGTGAACACGCGCGGACGGGCGTCGAGGTTCAGCATCGCGTCGTAGTGGTTACGCGATTCCGTGACGTGCGGGAGATTCGACAGCAGAAGGCCGAAGTTCATGGTCTGGCTCCGTGCGGCGACGGCAGGCGTGCCGGCCGCGTTTGGGTGCGGGGCCAGTCCGGGGCCTGAACGACGTGTCAGGCTAATGCGCCGGATTGTCCCTGCGACCCGGGTTCAAAAGGGTCTGTGTATGCAACGGGCATAAGGGACAACTGTCACTGTCGTTCATGGCGGCTCCTGTGCGGTGTTCCGGAGAACACGGTTGACCGCCGTCAGGCCTGCGGGCCGGGATTCGCGACGCAGGAAAAAGCGTGCGCGAACGCGGCCGCCTGCCAGGCGGCGGTGAAACCGGCGGGCGCATGCGAAAACGCATCACGCTAACCGGCGCGATTCAGGGTGCACGTAGGGAGTTACTGCGGAATACTGCTGCGCGCACCGTTTGCCTGGGAGACAAACGGCGGCTTCGATGAGGCGCGGACGTCGGTCGCTCAGGCGGAAATTTCGTTCGAAGATCGACTACTGCAGGCGTCCAAGGCGGCGGCCCCAAGAGTGAAGATGGCGGATTCTATGGACGGCCCGAAAGTGAAGTCAACCCCTCGAAACCCCATTTCTCGAAATAATTTTCGCGTGTCGCGGCACTGAAAGAATTGCCCTTGAAAACAAGCGGCGCAACCTTTCAGGGCGCGCCGTGGGGGCGACGGTCGATGCGTATGAACAACGGGGCGGCGCCTCCCCTCGTGTGCATTCGTTGCCCGTCCCACTCGGTCACGAGCCGCCGAGGCGTCCGCGCAACGTGCGCCATTTTTATGCGTTTTTTACTTGCGCCGCAGCAAACGACGCGAATACAATCCGCCGCAATTCATCAAGGGAGTCCCTCCGTGGACACATGCTCTAGTTGCAGTTCGATGCCGGTCCAGGCCGGCCAAGCCATCGCGAGATAGCAGCCAGACGCATGTCTTTCGCCGCTAACTCGCATTCGTCGGGTTAGCGCGCTTCCTCCCGGGCCGGTCATCGCCGGTTCGTCCGTTGCACGCTCCGTTACGTTCCACCCTCCGATCGCAGGCCGCGTCATGCGCCCGCGCTCGACCACGTCGTCCGGCCCGAGCCGGACACGACGGAGGCAGCGTCATGTTTTTTCAATCGTTCGCGGTCAGACTCAAGCGCATCGTGCATGTCGCATGCGACCGCTCATTCGTCTCCGGCCTGTCGCCGCTCGCCCACGCGTTCAGCAACTGGCGCGGCACGGCGCTCGCCCATGTGCCGGCGGCGCCCCGCCCGCTCGACTGCCTGCTGGTCGCCGTGATGGCCGCCGCGGTCGCCCTCGTCGCGCTGCTGTGCTCGGCCGCGCCGCGCCTCGGCTTCGCACAGGTGGGGCGCGTCGGCGGCTGGCTGCCGTAAGCCCCCGTCGCGCGGCAGTGCCACGCGCCGGTGCCGCCGCGCGACCGTCTCGCCACATTTCCCACATCACGTTTTCGTTTCGTCAGCTTAACTAATCAAACCGTCAACGGAACCCACATGAAGAACTACCTCGAACCCGTCCCGCGCAAGCTCCGCCTCAACGCGCTCGCCGCGCTCATGCTGTCGCTCGCCGCCGCGCCCGCGTTCGCGCAAGCGTCGTCGCCGGCCGCGGCCGAACCGGCGGCCGGCGCCAGCGACGCCGCCGCTCCCGCACAACAGGCCGCCGATGCTGCCGCGCCCGCTCCCACCGGCTTCTGGGAGCGCTCGAACCTGCTCGGCAACATGGGCGGCCTGCGCGACGTGCTCGGCGATCACGGCATCACGCTGAGCCTGCAGGAAACCAGCGAGTACCTGTACAACACGTCGGGCGGCACGAATCGCGGCGGCGCGTACCAGGGGCTCACGCAATTCGGTTTCAACGTCGACACGGGCAAGGCGGTCGGGCTGCCGGGCGGCACGTTCAACGTGTCGGCGCTGCAGATTCACGGCACCAACCTCACGCAGCGCAATCTGCAGACGCTGCAGACCGCGACCGGCATCGAGGCGAATTCGACCACGCGCCTGTGGGAGCTCTGGTACCAGCAGTCGCTGCTCGACGGCAAGGTCGACGTGAAGGTCGGCCAGCAAAGCGTCGACCAGGAATTCATGGTGAGCCAGAACGCGGCGACGTTCATGAACGCCACGTTTGGCTGGCCCGTGCTGCCGTCGACCGACCTGCCCGCTGGCGGCCCCGCGTATCCGCTGTCGTCGCTCGGCGTGCGGCTGCGCGTG is a window encoding:
- a CDS encoding NRAMP family divalent metal transporter, whose amino-acid sequence is MSTPSNVSPPIAAERSAVLDEAHLGDIRGALGTIARHDTGARSTWWARLRTLLAIIGPGLIVMVGDNDAGAFGTYTQAGQNYGTTLLWTLLLLVPVLYVNQEMVLRLGAVTGVGHARLIFERFGKFWGAFSVIDLFLLNALTIVTEFIGITFVLDFFGLPKVAGVCVAAALTMAAVSTGDFRRFERFAIGLCLLSLLLVPVLVAIHPPVAQVTRDFFIPNWPAHSKLSDVMLLVIGIVGTTVAPWQLFFQQSYVIDKRITPRFMKYEKADLWIGIAFVLVGAVAMIAFSAQLFSGHPEFGNFTDAGGVIAGLEKYSGRTSATLFAVALLDACIIGAAAVSLSTAYAIGDVFKIRHSLHRNVSDAKGFYLVYFGIVAAAAALVLIPGSPLGLLTEAVQTLAGVLLPSATVFLLLLCNDKQVLGPWINSTKLNVFTGAVIWVLVMLSIILTASVMYPDISGEAILDVLVGGSVLAIVGYLATVLIRRNKRVVEPGVDRSQRDTWRMPPLETLEPQKMTLTTRVWMAVLRGYLVIAVGLVIVKVVQMTLLK